The Metabacillus sediminilitoris genome window below encodes:
- a CDS encoding response regulator transcription factor encodes MSKKILVVDDEQSISTLLQYNLEQAGFKVITALDGEEGLRICIQEEPDLLVLDLMLPKMDGIEVCKQLRQRKIMVPILMLTAKDDEFDKVLGLELGADDYMTKPFSPREVVARIKAILRRSQSHVEADVKETEESEQVMIGDLKVLPEHYEAYYGKERLDLTPKEFELLVYLSKHKGRVLTRDQLLSAVWNYDFAGDTRIVDVHISHLREKIERNTKKPLYIKTIRGLGYKLEEPKMNE; translated from the coding sequence ATGAGTAAGAAGATTTTAGTAGTAGATGACGAGCAATCGATTTCAACGCTGCTTCAGTATAACTTAGAACAAGCAGGTTTTAAAGTTATAACAGCTTTGGATGGTGAAGAAGGACTTCGCATTTGTATTCAGGAAGAACCAGATTTACTTGTGTTGGATCTAATGTTACCAAAAATGGATGGTATTGAGGTATGTAAACAGCTCCGCCAAAGAAAGATAATGGTTCCAATCTTAATGCTAACAGCTAAAGATGATGAATTTGACAAAGTGTTAGGTCTTGAACTTGGTGCCGATGATTATATGACAAAGCCATTTAGTCCTAGAGAGGTAGTTGCTAGGATTAAAGCGATTTTAAGGAGATCACAGTCACATGTTGAAGCTGATGTTAAAGAGACGGAAGAATCAGAACAGGTGATGATTGGTGATTTGAAAGTACTTCCTGAACATTACGAAGCGTATTATGGCAAGGAACGTTTAGATTTGACTCCAAAAGAATTTGAATTACTTGTTTATTTATCTAAACATAAAGGACGAGTCCTTACTCGTGACCAACTTTTGAGTGCTGTTTGGAATTATGACTTTGCAGGAGATACAAGAATAGTCGATGTTCATATTAGTCATTTGCGTGAAAAAATTGAACGAAATACAAAAAAACCGCTTTATATTAAAACAATTAGAGGATTAGGTTATAAGCTTGAGGAGCCAAAGATGAATGAATAG
- the icd gene encoding NADP-dependent isocitrate dehydrogenase, with protein MTQGEKIQVTNGVLNVPNNPIIPFIEGDGIGPDIWASASRVLEAAVQKAYNGEKEIVWKEVLAGEKAFNQTGEWLPNETLEVIREYLIAIKGPLTTPIGGGIRSLNVALRQELDLFTCLRPVRYFQGVPSPVKRPEDTDMVIFRENTEDIYAGIEYAKGSAEVEKLINFLKNELGVNKIRFPETSGIGIKPVSEEGTSRLVRAAINYAIEHGRKSVTLVHKGNIMKFTEGAFKNWGYELAEKEFGDKVFTWAQYDRLVEKEGKEAANKAQADAEAAGKIIIKDSIADIFLQQILTRPREFDVVATMNLNGDYISDALAAQVGGIGIAPGANINYETGHAIFEATHGTAPKYAGLDKVNPSSVILSGVLMLEHLGWTEAAQLVMNSIEKTIASKVVTYDFARLMDGATEVKCSEFGDELIKNMD; from the coding sequence TTGACACAAGGTGAAAAAATTCAAGTAACTAATGGAGTATTAAACGTACCAAACAATCCAATTATCCCATTTATTGAAGGGGATGGAATTGGTCCAGATATTTGGGCATCTGCATCCCGTGTTCTAGAAGCAGCTGTTCAAAAAGCTTACAATGGTGAAAAAGAGATCGTTTGGAAAGAAGTATTAGCAGGTGAAAAAGCATTCAACCAAACTGGTGAGTGGTTACCGAATGAAACTCTTGAAGTAATCCGTGAATATTTAATCGCTATTAAAGGACCTTTAACGACACCGATTGGTGGAGGAATTCGTTCTCTAAACGTAGCGCTGCGTCAAGAATTAGATTTATTTACTTGCTTACGTCCAGTACGCTACTTCCAAGGTGTACCTTCACCTGTAAAACGTCCAGAAGATACAGATATGGTTATCTTCCGTGAAAATACTGAAGACATCTATGCGGGAATTGAATATGCTAAAGGTTCTGCAGAAGTTGAAAAGCTAATTAACTTTTTGAAAAATGAATTAGGTGTTAATAAAATCCGTTTCCCAGAAACATCTGGTATTGGTATCAAACCAGTTTCTGAAGAAGGAACAAGCCGTCTTGTAAGAGCTGCGATCAATTATGCGATTGAACATGGCCGTAAGTCTGTAACACTTGTTCACAAAGGTAATATCATGAAATTCACTGAAGGTGCGTTCAAAAACTGGGGTTATGAACTTGCTGAAAAAGAATTCGGTGACAAAGTATTTACTTGGGCACAATATGATCGCCTAGTTGAAAAAGAAGGTAAAGAAGCTGCAAACAAAGCACAAGCAGATGCTGAAGCTGCTGGTAAAATTATAATTAAAGATTCGATTGCAGATATCTTCTTACAACAAATCTTAACTCGTCCACGTGAGTTTGATGTTGTTGCAACAATGAATTTAAATGGAGATTATATTTCAGATGCACTAGCTGCACAGGTAGGTGGTATCGGTATTGCTCCAGGAGCGAACATTAACTATGAAACAGGACATGCTATCTTTGAAGCTACACATGGAACAGCTCCAAAATATGCTGGTCTTGATAAAGTAAATCCATCTTCAGTTATTCTATCTGGTGTGCTAATGCTTGAACATTTAGGCTGGACTGAAGCAGCACAATTAGTCATGAATTCAATCGAAAAAACGATTGCATCAAAAGTTGTAACATATGATTTTGCACGATTAATGGATGGTGCTACAGAAGTAAAATGCTCTGAATTCGGTGATGAGCTTATTAAAAATATGGATTAA
- the ytvI gene encoding sporulation integral membrane protein YtvI, which yields MSLHYVYSMLRLLLIVGITFLGAISIYYLSTLTYPFIIAVFIALMINPFVRFLENKGRVPRGIAVILSILLLICIVVGILILLVAEIVSGTTYLAKVVPGHLELLAVYIETFFMNKIMPLYNQLAYLFNNLETNQQQSIIGNIQNIGEQVATSVGNFIKSFLEKIPVMISWLPNAATVIIFSLLATFFISKDWYKFKNAIITILPQKAWKSGKTIFEELKKALIGFLKAQATLISITTTIVLIGLLILGVDYAITIALLIGLVDILPYLGTGLVFVPWIIYLAFSGSLPLAIGIGILYLIVMVQRQIMEPKILSSSIGLDPLATLISLFIGYQLIGFLGLILGPVSLVVLRTLHNAGVYEDVWKFIIGKGKE from the coding sequence TTGAGTTTGCACTATGTATATAGCATGTTACGATTGTTGTTAATTGTTGGAATTACCTTTTTAGGTGCAATTTCCATTTATTATTTATCAACTTTAACATATCCTTTTATAATTGCGGTATTCATTGCATTAATGATCAATCCGTTCGTTCGTTTTCTGGAAAATAAGGGTAGAGTTCCAAGAGGAATTGCTGTCATTCTCTCTATCTTACTCTTAATTTGTATAGTTGTTGGAATTCTTATCCTTTTAGTTGCAGAAATTGTTTCCGGGACAACATATTTAGCAAAAGTAGTGCCAGGTCATTTAGAACTATTAGCTGTCTACATTGAAACCTTTTTTATGAATAAAATAATGCCGCTTTACAATCAATTAGCATATCTATTTAACAATCTTGAAACAAATCAACAGCAATCCATCATAGGCAATATTCAAAACATTGGTGAACAGGTCGCCACAAGTGTCGGGAATTTTATAAAAAGCTTTTTAGAGAAGATCCCTGTGATGATTAGCTGGCTCCCAAATGCTGCGACTGTCATTATCTTTTCATTATTAGCTACATTTTTTATTAGCAAAGATTGGTATAAATTTAAAAACGCTATAATAACAATCTTACCTCAAAAAGCATGGAAAAGTGGTAAAACCATTTTTGAAGAGTTAAAAAAAGCATTAATTGGCTTTTTAAAAGCACAAGCAACACTTATTTCAATTACAACCACGATTGTACTGATTGGGTTACTTATTCTTGGTGTAGATTATGCAATCACCATTGCACTTTTAATTGGGTTAGTAGATATCTTGCCATATTTAGGAACAGGATTAGTATTTGTCCCATGGATTATCTATTTAGCTTTTAGCGGCAGTCTCCCACTTGCTATTGGTATTGGAATTTTATATCTTATTGTAATGGTACAACGACAAATAATGGAGCCAAAGATTCTTTCATCAAGCATTGGTTTAGATCCGCTCGCCACACTCATTTCTCTTTTTATAGGCTATCAGTTGATTGGGTTTTTAGGCCTTATTTTAGGACCTGTTTCATTAGTTGTTTTAAGAACCTTGCATAATGCAGGTGTGTATGAGGATGTATGGAAGTTCATAATAGGAAAAGGAAAGGAATAA
- a CDS encoding DUF441 domain-containing protein: MFSQPMLFLYILLAIGVLAKNQSLIIAVSCLMIIKLIGLESKLMPTIGSKGINWGVTIITIAVLVPIATGDIGFKQLLEAVKSAYAWIALGAGIAVALIAKNGLTLLTEDPHITTALVFGTILAVALFNGVAVGPLIGAGIAYIAMQIVKLFSS, from the coding sequence ATGTTTAGTCAACCAATGTTATTTTTATATATTTTATTAGCGATAGGGGTACTGGCGAAAAACCAATCATTAATTATTGCGGTATCATGTTTAATGATTATTAAATTAATTGGATTGGAATCAAAATTAATGCCAACCATTGGATCTAAAGGAATTAACTGGGGCGTTACAATTATAACGATAGCCGTACTCGTACCAATTGCAACAGGGGATATAGGATTTAAACAACTATTAGAAGCGGTAAAATCAGCATATGCATGGATTGCTTTAGGGGCAGGTATTGCAGTTGCATTAATTGCGAAAAATGGCTTAACATTATTGACTGAAGATCCTCATATCACTACAGCACTTGTATTCGGGACAATTCTTGCTGTCGCATTATTTAACGGAGTTGCGGTTGGTCCCTTAATAGGTGCTGGAATAGCATATATTGCCATGCAAATTGTTAAGCTGTTTAGTTCATAA
- the mdh gene encoding malate dehydrogenase, translated as MAIKRKKVSVIGSGFTGATTAFLLAQKELADVVLVDIPQMENPTKGKALDMLEASPVQGFDANITGTSNYEDTANSDIVVITAGIARKPGMSRDDLVSTNAGIMKSVTQEVVKYSPECTIIVLTNPVDAMTYTVFKESGFPKHRVIGQSGVLDTARFRTFVAQELNLSVKDVTGFVLGGHGDDMVPLVRYSYAGGIPLETLIPKDRLDAIVERTRKGGGEIVNLLGNGSAYYAPAASLVEMTEAILKDQRRVLPTIVYLEGEYGFSGIYLGVPTVIGGNGLERIIELELTEDEKVALQKSADSVKNVMKVLS; from the coding sequence ATGGCAATTAAACGTAAAAAGGTTTCTGTTATCGGCAGTGGTTTTACTGGAGCTACTACAGCTTTTCTATTAGCTCAAAAAGAACTTGCAGATGTTGTTTTAGTAGATATTCCTCAAATGGAAAATCCCACTAAAGGTAAAGCTTTAGATATGTTAGAAGCAAGTCCTGTTCAAGGCTTTGATGCAAACATTACAGGAACTTCAAATTATGAAGATACTGCAAATTCAGATATCGTTGTCATTACTGCAGGTATTGCGAGAAAGCCTGGAATGAGTCGTGATGATCTTGTATCAACGAATGCTGGCATTATGAAAAGTGTTACTCAAGAAGTTGTTAAATATTCTCCTGAGTGTACAATCATTGTTTTAACAAATCCAGTTGATGCAATGACATATACTGTTTTCAAAGAGTCTGGTTTCCCTAAACATCGTGTAATTGGGCAATCAGGTGTTCTTGATACAGCTCGTTTCCGTACATTTGTTGCACAAGAACTTAATCTTTCAGTTAAGGATGTTACAGGATTTGTATTAGGTGGACATGGTGATGATATGGTACCACTAGTACGTTATTCTTATGCTGGCGGTATTCCTTTAGAAACGTTAATTCCAAAAGACCGTTTAGATGCTATTGTTGAAAGAACACGTAAAGGTGGCGGAGAAATCGTTAACTTACTTGGAAACGGAAGTGCATATTATGCACCAGCAGCTTCTTTAGTAGAAATGACTGAAGCCATCTTAAAGGATCAACGTCGTGTGCTCCCAACGATCGTTTATTTAGAAGGTGAATATGGATTTAGCGGAATTTATTTAGGAGTTCCAACTGTTATCGGAGGAAATGGATTAGAGCGTATTATTGAGCTTGAATTAACAGAAGACGAAAAAGTAGCACTGCAAAAATCTGCTGATTCTGTTAAAAATGTCATGAAAGTATTATCTTAA
- a CDS encoding FxsA family protein, whose product MRLLLFLIIVIPSLEIGVLLLSGRTIGVIPTVLLIIFTGVIGAWLAKKQGIQTIKNAQYQMQNGTIPGEAIVDGLCILIGGIFLLSPGFITDLAGILLLIPVSRNFIKPLFLKIIRKMIDKNQFTIIR is encoded by the coding sequence ATGAGGTTATTATTGTTTTTAATTATTGTCATACCTTCATTAGAAATAGGAGTATTGCTCCTATCTGGAAGGACAATCGGTGTCATTCCGACAGTTCTTTTGATTATATTTACAGGAGTTATTGGAGCTTGGTTAGCTAAAAAACAAGGAATACAGACGATAAAAAATGCACAATATCAAATGCAAAATGGAACTATACCAGGAGAGGCTATTGTAGATGGACTTTGTATATTAATTGGTGGTATATTTTTGTTATCACCTGGGTTTATCACAGATCTTGCAGGGATACTTTTATTAATTCCAGTTAGTCGTAATTTTATTAAGCCGCTTTTCTTAAAAATCATTCGTAAAATGATCGACAAAAATCAATTTACGATTATTCGGTAA
- the citZ gene encoding citrate synthase — protein sequence MTATRGLEGIVATTSSVSSIINDTLTYAGFNIDDLAENASFEEVVYLLWHRKLPNKQQLTEIKKQLADNAKIPQQVIDHFKTYPINNVHPMAALRTAVSLLGLFDEEADVMESEANYRKAIRLQAQLPIVVSTFARIRKGLEPVEPRTDLSMAANFLYTLTGQEPDDIAVEAINKALVLHADHELNASTFTARVCVATLSDVYSGVTAAIGALKGPLHGGANEAVMKMLSEIGEVKNAESYIYEKLNNKEKIMGFGHRVYRQGDPRAKHLKKMSEKLTKLTGEPKWYEISLKVEEIVTSQKPLPPNVDFYSASVYHSLGIDHDLFTPIFAVSRVSGWLAHILEQYENNRLIRPRAEYIGPDMQTYIPLEQRN from the coding sequence ATGACAGCAACAAGAGGTCTGGAAGGAATCGTAGCAACTACTTCATCTGTAAGTTCCATAATTAATGACACTTTAACTTATGCGGGCTTTAATATTGATGACTTAGCAGAAAATGCTAGCTTTGAAGAAGTGGTATATCTACTATGGCACCGAAAGCTACCGAATAAACAACAACTTACTGAAATTAAGAAACAACTTGCGGATAATGCAAAAATCCCACAGCAAGTCATTGATCACTTCAAAACATATCCTATCAACAATGTGCACCCAATGGCAGCTCTACGTACAGCTGTATCATTACTTGGCTTATTTGATGAAGAAGCAGATGTGATGGAATCAGAAGCAAACTATAGAAAAGCGATCCGCCTTCAAGCACAACTTCCAATTGTAGTATCTACATTTGCGCGTATTCGTAAAGGATTGGAGCCAGTCGAACCAAGAACTGACCTATCTATGGCTGCTAACTTCCTTTATACTCTTACTGGTCAAGAACCAGATGATATAGCAGTTGAAGCGATTAATAAAGCACTAGTATTACATGCTGACCATGAATTAAATGCATCAACATTTACAGCCCGTGTTTGTGTAGCTACACTATCAGACGTTTATTCTGGTGTTACTGCAGCGATTGGTGCCTTAAAAGGTCCTTTACATGGCGGTGCAAATGAAGCAGTTATGAAGATGTTATCTGAAATTGGCGAAGTGAAAAATGCCGAAAGCTATATTTATGAAAAATTAAATAATAAAGAAAAGATTATGGGATTCGGACACCGTGTATATCGCCAAGGAGATCCAAGGGCAAAACACTTAAAGAAAATGTCTGAAAAGCTAACGAAATTAACTGGGGAACCAAAATGGTATGAAATCTCTTTAAAAGTTGAAGAGATCGTAACATCTCAAAAGCCATTACCACCAAACGTTGATTTCTATTCTGCATCTGTTTATCATAGTTTAGGAATTGATCACGACTTATTCACGCCAATTTTTGCGGTAAGCCGTGTATCAGGTTGGCTTGCTCATATTTTAGAGCAATATGAGAACAACCGATTAATCCGTCCTCGTGCAGAATACATCGGACCTGACATGCAGACGTATATACCGTTAGAGCAACGTAACTAA
- the hflC gene encoding protease modulator HflC produces MGNENVVNMEKKRPPFSFKGYLRGGIVLFIIILLFILILTNLFIVKENEYKVVRQFGEVVRIIEEPGLNYKIPFIQSITTLPKYQMTYNVQEAEINTKDKKRLIIDNYTVWKIEDPKKMISNARTIVNAETKMAEFVFSTVRSELGQLNYDEIINDEKSSRGSLNDKVTDKVNELLVKDNYGIVVTDVRMKRTDLPSENEQSVFTRMISERESTAQGYLSKGDAEKNRIIADTDREVKEMLAKAEADAEVIRSEGEKEAAKIYNTAYSKDPDFYEMYRTLQSYKQTINKETVIIIPFDSPYASLLKGTQ; encoded by the coding sequence ATGGGCAATGAAAATGTAGTGAATATGGAGAAAAAGAGGCCACCCTTTTCATTTAAAGGATATTTACGTGGAGGAATTGTCCTTTTTATTATCATTTTATTATTTATACTTATTCTCACAAATCTGTTTATTGTAAAGGAAAATGAGTACAAAGTCGTTCGTCAATTCGGTGAAGTAGTTAGAATTATCGAAGAACCTGGTTTGAATTATAAAATTCCATTTATTCAATCTATAACGACACTGCCAAAATATCAAATGACCTATAATGTTCAAGAGGCAGAGATTAATACAAAAGATAAAAAGCGATTAATTATTGACAATTATACAGTATGGAAAATTGAAGATCCGAAAAAGATGATTTCGAATGCACGTACGATTGTTAATGCAGAAACGAAGATGGCGGAATTTGTTTTTTCAACTGTTCGTTCAGAACTAGGCCAATTAAACTACGATGAAATTATTAATGACGAAAAATCCTCTCGAGGAAGTTTGAATGACAAGGTCACTGATAAAGTAAATGAATTATTAGTAAAAGATAACTATGGAATAGTTGTAACAGATGTACGGATGAAACGGACTGATTTACCATCAGAAAACGAACAATCTGTTTTTACAAGAATGATTTCGGAACGGGAATCAACTGCGCAAGGGTATTTATCGAAAGGGGATGCAGAGAAAAATCGAATTATAGCTGATACAGACAGAGAAGTGAAAGAGATGTTAGCAAAAGCTGAAGCTGACGCAGAGGTTATTCGAAGTGAAGGTGAGAAGGAAGCTGCTAAAATCTACAATACAGCCTATTCTAAGGATCCTGATTTTTATGAAATGTATCGAACTTTACAATCATATAAACAAACAATAAACAAAGAAACAGTTATTATTATTCCGTTTGATTCACCATATGCTAGTTTACTAAAGGGTACTCAATAA
- the hflK gene encoding FtsH protease activity modulator HflK, which produces MLSMKRVFSIVGFGLLIIVLAIVTFTSWYTVDESEQAVMITLGEVEEGVSEPGLHFKYPWPIQSVEVLSKETFSLQFGYEESDNGEVKDFPKETKMITGDENIVLADMVVQWKITEPGKYLFNAENPEEMLKDATSASLRSIIGSSTIDDALTSGKVEIEKQVQELLSTLVGEYDIGITILAVKLQDVDLPNEEVRKAFTNVTDARETMNTRTNEANKYRNKRTEEAQGEKDAIISAAEGDKAARMEEARGDVAQFNAIYDEYKNAKEITQKRLVLETIDQVLPNAEIYIMEDNGNTMKYLPIKDATTSKPVAPAEEDGSEGSETNGQ; this is translated from the coding sequence ATGTTAAGCATGAAAAGAGTCTTTAGCATCGTCGGTTTTGGATTATTAATTATTGTGTTAGCTATTGTTACATTTACTTCATGGTATACCGTTGATGAGTCTGAGCAAGCAGTCATGATTACACTTGGTGAGGTAGAAGAAGGTGTAAGTGAACCAGGACTACATTTTAAATATCCATGGCCAATTCAATCCGTTGAAGTACTCTCGAAGGAAACATTCAGTCTGCAGTTTGGATATGAGGAATCCGATAATGGTGAAGTGAAGGATTTCCCTAAAGAAACGAAAATGATTACAGGTGATGAGAATATCGTCTTAGCTGATATGGTTGTACAATGGAAAATTACAGAACCTGGTAAATATTTATTTAATGCAGAAAATCCAGAAGAAATGTTAAAAGATGCTACATCAGCTAGTTTGCGAAGTATCATAGGCAGCTCAACAATTGATGACGCTTTAACATCTGGAAAAGTGGAGATTGAAAAGCAGGTACAAGAACTTTTATCTACACTAGTAGGTGAATATGATATTGGAATCACCATTTTAGCAGTTAAATTACAAGATGTAGATCTTCCAAATGAAGAAGTTAGAAAGGCGTTTACAAATGTGACCGATGCACGTGAAACAATGAACACAAGAACGAATGAAGCAAATAAATATCGAAACAAACGGACAGAGGAAGCTCAGGGGGAGAAGGACGCAATTATTTCTGCTGCTGAAGGTGATAAAGCAGCACGCATGGAGGAAGCACGAGGTGATGTAGCCCAATTCAACGCCATTTATGATGAGTACAAAAATGCAAAAGAGATTACGCAAAAACGTTTAGTACTTGAAACGATTGATCAAGTTTTACCAAATGCCGAGATTTATATTATGGAGGACAACGGAAATACGATGAAGTATTTACCGATTAAGGATGCCACTACATCAAAACCTGTAGCACCAGCTGAAGAAGACGGAAGCGAAGGGAGTGAAACAAATGGGCAATGA
- a CDS encoding MaoC/PaaZ C-terminal domain-containing protein, whose protein sequence is MLLGKKRKLGRNIEEMTIGEKLTLTEKIEDKDLLLYLGLTNDANPLYIQHDYASQTPYEKPLVPSLMLTGIITSAVSKYLPGPGSHIVKQDLTFLKPLYHYSIVQFLFEVSEIFISENKIMIDVHAVNANEEVILEGKITVCPPCKLSPIEGNALENF, encoded by the coding sequence ATGCTACTTGGTAAAAAGCGAAAACTTGGTAGAAATATTGAAGAAATGACAATTGGAGAAAAACTAACTTTAACAGAAAAAATAGAGGACAAGGATCTCTTGCTCTATCTTGGCTTAACAAATGACGCTAATCCACTTTACATTCAACATGATTATGCATCGCAAACTCCATACGAAAAGCCACTGGTTCCAAGCTTAATGCTCACTGGAATAATTACTTCTGCTGTTTCAAAATATTTACCTGGTCCTGGAAGTCACATTGTGAAACAAGACCTAACATTCCTTAAGCCGCTATATCATTATAGTATCGTCCAATTCCTATTTGAAGTTAGTGAAATATTTATCTCAGAAAATAAAATTATGATTGATGTTCATGCAGTAAATGCAAATGAAGAAGTCATTTTAGAAGGTAAAATCACAGTATGTCCGCCCTGTAAATTATCACCAATCGAAGGCAATGCATTAGAAAATTTTTAA
- the pnpS gene encoding two-component system histidine kinase PnpS — MNRFRSRLLFAFITLLIAVLVGLGLLLGQIFNSYYIDAFAEIMEKEAKLAKSFFVDKRFNTSEESSLVFDISNAYQSHITILDENDKIIHDSGKLEDKSHNHTHMYENVLPIMKNKEEGHFYPDQKDKLAYFGLPIMEGETYKGLILINTSIAELDKANLQMWGILIICLGLAFIIILLLGIRIIAQYTRPIESATKVAMELAKGNYKARTYEDHLDETGMLSQSINILARNLQDMTRAQEMQQDRLQTLIENMGSGLILIDGRGYINLVNRAYKELFKVDSAKFLYQLYYDAFMHKEIIDIVEEIFMTEVKVRKQLHIPVKIERRHFEVYGAPIIGTNDEWKGIVLVFHDITELKKLEQVRKDFVANVSHELKTPITSIKGFSETLLDGALSDRQTAEYFLTIILKESDRLQSLIQDLLDLSKIEQQGYQLSIQSCDVKELLEDINIILQSKSKEKEVELRISLPEGLVFIEGDFYRLKQIFINLINNALTYTPKGGFVQVKVEKHKEQVHVIVSDTGIGMKKEEIPRIFERFYRVDRARSRNSGGTGLGLAIVKHLVEAHKGQISVSSEIGKGTTFVVKLNKKYHEGY; from the coding sequence ATGAATAGATTTCGTTCAAGATTACTTTTTGCTTTTATAACCTTACTAATAGCAGTCCTTGTAGGTTTAGGGTTACTACTTGGGCAAATTTTTAATAGCTATTACATAGATGCCTTTGCGGAAATTATGGAAAAGGAAGCAAAATTGGCGAAATCGTTCTTTGTAGACAAAAGGTTCAACACTTCAGAAGAATCAAGTCTTGTCTTCGATATAAGTAATGCATATCAGTCACATATTACGATTTTAGATGAAAATGATAAGATTATTCATGATTCTGGTAAATTGGAAGACAAGAGTCATAATCATACACATATGTATGAAAACGTCCTTCCGATAATGAAGAACAAAGAAGAAGGTCATTTTTATCCAGATCAAAAAGATAAACTAGCTTATTTTGGGCTTCCAATCATGGAAGGTGAAACTTATAAAGGTCTTATTTTAATTAATACATCAATTGCTGAATTGGATAAGGCTAATCTGCAAATGTGGGGTATACTCATCATTTGTTTAGGATTAGCATTTATTATTATCTTATTATTGGGTATTAGAATTATCGCTCAATATACGCGTCCAATTGAATCTGCTACTAAAGTAGCAATGGAACTTGCAAAGGGAAATTATAAAGCACGAACATATGAAGATCATTTGGATGAAACTGGTATGTTAAGTCAATCAATAAATATTCTTGCAAGGAATTTACAGGATATGACTAGGGCTCAGGAAATGCAGCAGGATCGACTTCAAACATTAATTGAAAATATGGGAAGCGGTTTGATTTTAATTGATGGAAGAGGATACATCAATTTAGTTAATCGGGCATATAAAGAGCTTTTTAAGGTTGATTCAGCGAAATTTCTTTATCAATTGTATTATGATGCATTTATGCATAAAGAGATAATCGACATTGTTGAAGAAATTTTTATGACAGAGGTAAAGGTTAGGAAACAGCTTCATATTCCTGTGAAAATAGAACGTAGACATTTTGAAGTATATGGTGCTCCCATTATTGGTACAAATGATGAATGGAAAGGTATTGTTCTTGTTTTTCACGATATTACTGAATTGAAAAAGCTAGAGCAAGTCAGAAAAGATTTTGTAGCAAATGTATCACATGAGTTAAAAACTCCTATTACTTCGATAAAGGGATTTAGTGAAACTCTCTTAGATGGTGCTCTTAGTGATAGACAAACGGCAGAATATTTTTTAACGATTATTCTAAAGGAAAGTGATCGATTACAATCGCTTATTCAAGATCTATTAGATTTATCGAAAATTGAACAACAAGGGTATCAATTATCGATCCAATCATGTGATGTAAAAGAACTATTAGAAGATATAAATATAATCCTTCAAAGTAAATCAAAAGAAAAAGAAGTGGAATTAAGGATTTCTCTTCCTGAAGGCTTGGTATTTATTGAAGGAGATTTTTATCGACTCAAGCAAATTTTTATTAATTTAATTAATAATGCTTTAACTTATACTCCAAAGGGTGGATTTGTACAAGTTAAAGTAGAAAAACACAAAGAACAAGTGCATGTCATTGTGTCTGATACAGGTATTGGCATGAAGAAAGAAGAAATTCCGAGAATATTTGAACGTTTTTATCGAGTCGACCGTGCAAGAAGTCGAAACTCTGGTGGAACAGGCTTAGGATTGGCGATCGTAAAACACTTAGTTGAAGCCCATAAGGGGCAAATAAGTGTATCTAGTGAGATTGGTAAAGGGACGACCTTTGTTGTGAAATTAAATAAAAAATATCATGAGGGTTATTGA